Genomic segment of Candidatus Poribacteria bacterium:
ACGACTTGGCGTAGGGCTTGTAGCCGTGCTGGTAGGAACGGCTCGTGTGGTGGATGTAGAACGCCATCAGCGGCGAATTCAGGAGCGTCCGCAGAACGCGCAGGTCGGTGTTCCACGCCGGCTGTCCGTCCGTAGGGGCGACTCGGCGAATCGCCCCTACGTCGTGGGTGTCGCCTACTTGTGGATGACCAGCGGGCGAGTCTCGCGGAAGGGGCCCGCCCAGAGCTCGTCGGTTTCGGTGACGGGTTGTTCCTGCCACAACGAACACCGGGCGCGGCGAATGCCTGGCGCCATGCGGCTTTCGTCGGCGAATGAGGTTGCCCAAACCGCGCCCAAACTGGCGATCTATCGGGTCATTCGAGGGCGAAAGCGGGCACCATGGCAATGGTTGGGTATGCCAGTAGACGGCAAGCAGAGGACCCGCAGCATCAGTGTTCCTGCGGGTCGAGGTAGCAGGCTCTTGGTGGCTCCGGTTGGACTTGAACCAACGACCTAGCGATTATGAGTCGCTCGCTCTACCGACTGAGCTACGAAGCCGCGCGATTGCGGGTGGTCGCGTCCGCCGAACGGTATTGTATGGACCCGAATCGCCGTCCGTCAAGGAAAGGTCGCCGTTGGCGCCCGCCGCCGGTCACGACTGCCCGTACAGCGACCGGTACGCTTCGGTCGCCGCGTCGTAGACCTCGCGGATGGGCGGCGCCCGAAAGCTCTGCCGCCCAACGGCAGTCGTCGTACTCAGGATCGGTCTGCAGGATATCGGGTGCAATCCCGACTGTACCGCGGACTCCGCCGAACCGAGTCGTGACGCGAACGACCTCGCGCGCGACCTTGCGACGCGAGAGCGGCGACACGCGAACGCCGAAGGTCGACGTTTCGCAGCAT
This window contains:
- a CDS encoding DUF111 family protein, translating into CCETSTFGVRVSPLSRRKVAREVVRVTTRFGGVRGTVGIAPDILQTDPEYDDCRWAAELSGAAHPRGLRRGDRSVPVAVRAVVTGGGRQRRPFLDGRRFGSIQYRSADATTRNRAAS